From the Kallotenue papyrolyticum genome, the window GACTATCCACCACCGCTGCAATCAGTTGCTCGGTGTTGCCGACCTGCACCTGCACCTGCACCTCAGGCTGTTCCCAGCGCAGCCGCGCCAGCAGATCGGGCAGGACATAGGTTGCCAGAGTATTGCCCGCGCCCAGGCGCAGCGTGCGCGCGGCCAGCCCGGCCGCTTCACGCGTGGTTGCCTCGGCCTCGCCGGCCAGCGCTAGGATGCGCTCGGCGTAGGGCAGCAGCGCCGCGCCCGCGGGCGTCAACTGTACGCGGCGGCCCAGCCGCTCGAACAGCGGGGTGCGCAAGCCACGCTCCAGTACCTGGATCTGCTGGCTGACCGTCGGCTGGCGCAGGTCGAGCTCCTCGGCGGCGCGCGTAAACGAGCCGCTGCGCGCGACCGCGACGAAGATCCGCAGTTTGGGGAGATCAAGAGTCATGCGTAGGTGAGTCGCACCTATCAGCTTCGGTCGTGTCGGCTGTGCGCTGGATGGCGGGGCGGGGACGCGCCGTTGGAGCTGCGGCGATGATCGCCTGCGCCAGCACCACGTCCTGCTCGGGCAGCACGGTGCGCAGATCGAGCAACAAGCGGTCGGCGACGATGCGGCCGACCACGGCCGGTTCTCCCAAGCGCAAGCGGCGATGCCACTCCTCCGCCGCACCCGCTAGCGCGACGGCCCAGCTTGTTTGCGTCTCGCCCGGCAAGGAGCCGCCGCCCACGGCGCTTTCGCTGGCGACCGCTTCGGCGGCGATGCCGGCGGCGCGCAGACGTTCGGCCAGGGCCAGCGCACGCTGTTGCAGCGCTGCAGGCGGCGTAGCGATCATGCGCCAGACCGGCAGCTCGTCTTCGGCCTGGTCGCGCAGGTAGCTCAGCAGGGTGGCCTCTAGGGCGGCGATCGTCAGCTTATCGACGCGCAGCGCCCGCAGCAAGGGGTGGCGCCGCAACCGGGCGATCAGCTCGCGTCGTCCCACGATCAGGCCGGCCTGCGGCCCGCCCAACAGTTTGTCGCCGGAAAAACAGACCAGATCGCAGCCGGCACGCACACGATCGCGCACGGTTGGCTCGGCGGCCAGCCCATAGCGCGCGGGCGCGAGGATCGCGCCGGAGCCCCAGTCATCGATCCACAGGATGCCGGCCTCGCGCGCGAGCCGGCGCAGCTCCTCGTCGGCGGGATCGTGCGTGAAGCCGATCACGCGGAAGTTGGAGCGATGTACCGTCAGGATTGCTGCGGTGTCGGGCGTGATCGCCGCGGCATAGTCGTGGATATATGTGCGGTTGGTGGTGCCGACCTCCACCAGGCGTGCGCCACTCTGGCGCAGCACATCGGGGATGCGAAAGCCGCCGCCGATCTCGACCGCTTGGCTGCGGCTCACCAGCACCTCGCGGCCCTGGCAGAAACAGCTCAACGCCAACAGTACGGCGGCAGCGTTATTGTTGACCGCCAGTCCGCTCTCCGCGCCGGTGACGCGCGCCAGCAGGTCGCCCAGAGTCGCATAGCGCGAGCCGCGCGTGCCAGTCTGCAGATCGTATTCCAGGTTGCTGTAGCCCCGCGCAACAGCGTTCATCGCTGCGAGGGCTGCCTCGCTCAGCGGCGCGCGACCGAGATTGGTCTGGATCACCACGCCTGAGGCGTTGATCACCGGCCGCAGATAGGGACGACTAACCGCGCGCGCGCGCGCCACCACCTCGTCGACCAGTGCCGCGAGCGTTGGCGGCGTAGCTTGCGCGTCGTCCTCCAGCCGCGCGCGCGCGCGTTGCAGCGTCTCGCGCGCCAGCTCCACCAGCAGCGCGTGAGGCGCCTCGCCGATGTGTGCTTGCGCCTCACGCACCAGCCGATCCACCGCCGGCAGGGCTCGCAACATCGATTGGCTCATGACCGCATCAGACCCATCACACCGCCGGAGCATCGCTGCCGGGGCGCGCGCCCCTGGCCGCTCCAGGCACGCGCCCATGGTAGCACAGCGCGCAACTGGCCGCTACGTCGCATTGGCACAGGGCGCTGCCTTTTTGGCGTGCGGGAGCCATGCTCCCGCGGCAGCCGCTCGCGGGGGGGCGCGCCAGCATGGCTGGCGCACTCCAAAACCCTGCACGCTCGCGCGGCTGCTCTTGGCGTGCGGGAGCCATGCTCCCGCGGCGCCCGGCAGGGCGCCATCCACACGCGAGGGGCGCGGAGCGCGCCGCGCCAGCATGGCTGGCGCACTCCAAAAATCTT encodes:
- the selA gene encoding L-seryl-tRNA(Sec) selenium transferase: MLRALPAVDRLVREAQAHIGEAPHALLVELARETLQRARARLEDDAQATPPTLAALVDEVVARARAVSRPYLRPVINASGVVIQTNLGRAPLSEAALAAMNAVARGYSNLEYDLQTGTRGSRYATLGDLLARVTGAESGLAVNNNAAAVLLALSCFCQGREVLVSRSQAVEIGGGFRIPDVLRQSGARLVEVGTTNRTYIHDYAAAITPDTAAILTVHRSNFRVIGFTHDPADEELRRLAREAGILWIDDWGSGAILAPARYGLAAEPTVRDRVRAGCDLVCFSGDKLLGGPQAGLIVGRRELIARLRRHPLLRALRVDKLTIAALEATLLSYLRDQAEDELPVWRMIATPPAALQQRALALAERLRAAGIAAEAVASESAVGGGSLPGETQTSWAVALAGAAEEWHRRLRLGEPAVVGRIVADRLLLDLRTVLPEQDVVLAQAIIAAAPTARPRPAIQRTADTTEADRCDSPTHDS